The following is a genomic window from Tripterygium wilfordii isolate XIE 37 chromosome 19, ASM1340144v1, whole genome shotgun sequence.
TTCCTACTTTGTTTTGATCAATAAGAGCAAGGAGATCATGATATTGATCTGCCGTGAGGTTGTAGGAAGGTGGTGTGCTATCAGTATTGTCTGGTTGAAAACTTACATGATAAGCCTTTGAACGAGAATGAGAGTTTGTGTTCAAATGATTACTCTTATCACCGTGAGAGTTGGCCCTCTTAAGCTTGCGGCAAATATCGATTGTGTGACCTTTGTGTCCGCAGTAGTCACATTTTAAGTGTGCCCGACAGTTTTCAGTGGAGTGACCAGTAAGGTGGCAACGATGGCAACGGATAGTGGAGAGGTGGGACAAAGGAGCTTTCCCTGTATGATTGAACCTTTCTCTAGCGGTGAAAGCTGCTGCCTCTGGTGCTTTACCCAGACCTTGTGAGGAGATGACTCGTTGTTTTTCGTCTTGATTGACAAGAGAGAACACTTTGTTAGCAGGAGGTAGTGGATCCATGAGAAGAATTTGACCACATGCTGCTGCATAAACCTCATTGAGTCCCATAAGGAACTTGATGGTACGTTGTGTCTGTTGGTATTGATGTAGAGTCTTGGCAATATCCCCACTACAAGGTGGTAGAGGACAAAGTGCATCTCGTTTGTCCCAGAGACTTTTGAGCTTGGTGTAGTATTCACCAATGGTCATGTTGCCTTGCAAGCAATCATGGATTTCCTGCTCAATGTGAAAAAGGTACACACTGTTGGTGGTAGAGAGTAGTTCCTTTAGTTCATTCCAGACGGCAAGAGCACTATCATTGTACATGACGCTTTGTCCGATTGCAGGGGTTACTGTGttgaggatccatcctttgacaagaagATCACAACGAGTCCATTGCTTTACCTCTGCCGTGGATCCTGTGACAGGTTTGGTCACGGTTCCATCGATGAAACCGTCTTTGTTCTTGGCAATAAGGGCCATGAGCATGGCATGACATGACTCCAAAGAGGATAGTTCTCTTGATTCAGCGATTGGGTCACCAGGATAAGACCAGGTTGGTCCGAGTGGTGAAGATAGAGAGGATCACTTGGATCATCGTGCCAATGGTTTTGCATCTTGGTTATCTCGGATTTTTCTGGGTCATTGTTGTCGGTCTTTGCCATGAGTGCGGAGGCAAGGTGGAATAATGATTTGCAGTTGATGTTGTTTTACAGGAAGGGTGAAAgcctaagctccgataccatgaaaagaaaacagagaaagagaattgtgtatggtgttgagaaaattgtatatacatttacatctatgttagtgatatatataggagaagaaagcactaagtcaagcctaaacaatggcaaacaactagaaacattgcctaatttatgcatgcatttaaggtaatggaatcaataatatattctccttgatatcctccttgatatcctccttaacatgttccttgatatcctccttaatattctccttaacatcctccttaatttcctctttaataTTTGGGGCGATTCAAGTAAGGGTTCACAACTTACCTCTATATGAAA
Proteins encoded in this region:
- the LOC119985632 gene encoding uncharacterized protein LOC119985632, with product MDPLPPANKVFSLVNQDEKQRVISSQGLGKAPEAAAFTARERFNHTGKAPLSHLSTIRCHRCHLTGHSTENCRAHLKCDYCGHKGHTIDICRKLKRANSHGDKSNHLNTNSHSRSKAYHVSFQPDNTDSTPPSYNLTADQYHDLLALIDQNKVGNMASQVNAATTMSNVSGPTIGGDDWDGN